In one Bacillus sp. PK3_68 genomic region, the following are encoded:
- a CDS encoding aspartate aminotransferase family protein gives MEKQSVLAKDQQFISDALKLRFHPMTVSKGKGCYLFDENGRSFLDLTAGWAVANIGYGQESIAEKLKEQYAKLSFTTQLSAPSQTMVDLAEKLTQIVPGDFSKKVWFGHSGSDANDLISKLVPAASGRPKMIAFMGAYHGQTMGALSLSGHSAQAKFEGRGNVVKLPYPNPYRPFSGINEQLTEQTLHFMNEVFATICPPEETAGIIIEAIQSDGGVVLLPADFLSALRKICDQHGIYLIIDEVKVGMGRTGKWFAFEHSPVIPDAVVLGKSLGGGLPISAVVGREEILDSVTAGHMFTTSGNPLCTAAALETIRLIEEQGLITQAQTNGDVFMEGLLSLQKKYSFIGEVRGKGLALGVEIVTDRSKKTPASEITAAICYRAYELGLLIYYVGIYGNVLEITPPLTISREEIAKALHILDQAFHDVESGNVNWDKVRQFAGWA, from the coding sequence ATGGAGAAGCAATCTGTACTTGCTAAAGACCAGCAATTTATTTCCGATGCGCTAAAGTTAAGATTTCATCCGATGACTGTTTCAAAGGGAAAAGGCTGTTATTTATTCGATGAGAATGGCCGCTCATTCCTTGATTTAACGGCAGGATGGGCCGTAGCGAACATCGGCTATGGACAAGAATCTATCGCTGAAAAACTGAAGGAGCAGTATGCCAAGCTTTCTTTTACTACTCAACTAAGCGCTCCGAGCCAAACGATGGTGGATCTGGCTGAAAAATTAACTCAAATCGTTCCGGGAGATTTCTCCAAAAAAGTTTGGTTCGGACATTCAGGCTCGGATGCCAATGACTTAATCAGCAAGCTTGTCCCCGCTGCTAGCGGAAGGCCGAAGATGATTGCTTTTATGGGGGCTTACCACGGGCAGACCATGGGGGCATTGTCCTTATCCGGGCATTCCGCCCAAGCAAAATTTGAAGGAAGAGGAAATGTTGTTAAGCTTCCTTATCCAAATCCTTACCGGCCTTTTAGCGGCATTAACGAGCAGTTAACGGAGCAGACGCTCCATTTTATGAATGAAGTATTTGCTACAATTTGTCCGCCCGAAGAAACAGCCGGTATTATTATTGAAGCTATCCAAAGTGATGGAGGCGTTGTGCTGCTGCCCGCTGATTTTCTTTCTGCTTTAAGAAAAATTTGTGACCAACACGGCATTTACCTCATTATTGACGAAGTAAAGGTTGGCATGGGGCGGACAGGGAAATGGTTTGCCTTTGAACACTCTCCTGTCATTCCTGATGCGGTCGTTCTTGGCAAATCACTCGGCGGCGGCCTGCCTATTAGTGCAGTAGTCGGACGCGAGGAGATACTAGACTCGGTGACAGCGGGCCACATGTTCACCACAAGTGGCAATCCGCTTTGTACAGCGGCTGCGCTTGAAACCATTCGTCTCATTGAAGAGCAAGGTTTAATAACGCAGGCGCAGACAAATGGGGACGTTTTCATGGAAGGATTGCTTTCCCTCCAGAAAAAATATTCATTTATAGGGGAAGTTCGCGGGAAAGGTCTGGCACTTGGAGTAGAGATCGTGACAGACCGGTCGAAAAAAACTCCTGCTTCCGAAATAACAGCAGCCATTTGTTACCGGGCGTATGAATTAGGTCTGCTCATTTATTATGTAGGCATCTACGGAAATGTGTTGGAAATTACTCCACCATTGACGATCAGCCGGGAAGAGATTGCCAAGGCGCTTCATATTCTTGATCAAGCCTTCCACGATGTAGAATCTGGCAACGTCAACTGGGATAAAGTAAGACAGTTTGCAGGATGGGCTTAA